A genomic segment from Nocardia cyriacigeorgica GUH-2 encodes:
- the narH gene encoding nitrate reductase subunit beta has product MAQLAMVMNLDKCIGCHTCSVTCKQAWTNRGGTEYVWFNNVETRPGQGYPRQYQDQEKWKGGWALNKRGKLTLKSGSRMKRLLNIFANPDLPTVEDYYEPWSYDYDNLLSSPPTDTTPVARPKSLITGEDTKVTWGANWDDDLGSGPEQVGKDPLLGKLEDKVKLEFEETFMFYLPRICEHCLNPSCAASCPSGAIYKRAEDGIVLVDQDKCRGWRQCITGCPYKKIYFNHKTGKAEKCTFCYPRVEVGIPTVCSETCVGRLRYIGVMLYDADAVLEAASVTDTKDLYPSQLGVFLNPHDPRVIAEAERAGISPDWIQAAQDSPVYKLIVDYQIALPLHPEYRTMPMVWYVPPLSPVVDVLSETGHDAEDVGNLFGAIDALRIPVEYLAELFTAGEIGPVRASLQRLAAMRSFMRSVNLGMEPDPSIAPSVRLEPEEIEAMYRLLAIAKYEHRYVIPQGATSKAHELDSLATGCSLDTDGGPGMTAFDQMVEKFSLTDTNAAAPEEKSGRINLLNWDGKSTSGLLPSANGNGAAGNGSAGDGSAGDGSAGNSSTGNSSTRNGSAGNGHAVNGAAGNGANGSGVDGAAGDELADTAGSATGGRQ; this is encoded by the coding sequence ATGGCACAGCTGGCGATGGTCATGAACCTCGACAAATGCATCGGCTGCCACACCTGTTCGGTCACCTGCAAGCAGGCCTGGACCAACCGCGGCGGCACCGAGTACGTCTGGTTCAACAATGTGGAGACCCGGCCCGGTCAGGGCTACCCGCGCCAATATCAGGACCAGGAGAAGTGGAAGGGCGGCTGGGCGCTGAACAAGCGCGGCAAGCTGACTCTGAAGTCCGGTTCGCGAATGAAGCGGCTGCTCAACATCTTCGCCAACCCGGACCTGCCCACGGTCGAGGATTACTACGAACCGTGGAGCTATGACTACGACAACCTGCTGTCCTCACCGCCCACCGACACCACCCCGGTGGCCCGGCCGAAATCGCTGATCACCGGCGAGGACACCAAGGTCACCTGGGGCGCCAACTGGGACGACGACCTGGGCAGTGGGCCCGAGCAGGTCGGTAAGGACCCGCTGCTCGGCAAGCTCGAAGACAAGGTGAAACTGGAGTTCGAAGAGACCTTCATGTTCTACCTGCCGCGCATCTGCGAGCACTGCCTCAACCCTTCGTGTGCCGCGTCGTGCCCGTCGGGTGCGATCTACAAGCGCGCCGAGGACGGCATCGTGCTCGTCGACCAGGACAAATGCCGCGGTTGGCGGCAGTGCATCACCGGCTGCCCGTACAAGAAGATCTACTTCAACCACAAGACCGGCAAAGCCGAGAAATGCACGTTCTGCTATCCACGCGTGGAGGTCGGCATCCCGACCGTGTGCTCGGAGACCTGCGTCGGCCGGCTGCGCTACATCGGCGTGATGCTCTACGACGCCGACGCCGTGCTCGAGGCCGCCTCGGTCACCGACACCAAGGACCTCTACCCGTCGCAGCTGGGTGTGTTCCTCAACCCGCACGACCCGCGGGTGATCGCCGAGGCGGAACGCGCCGGCATCTCACCGGATTGGATTCAGGCCGCGCAGGATTCGCCGGTCTACAAGCTGATCGTCGACTACCAGATCGCGCTGCCACTGCATCCGGAATACCGGACCATGCCGATGGTCTGGTACGTGCCGCCGCTGTCGCCGGTGGTCGACGTGCTGTCGGAGACCGGCCACGACGCCGAGGACGTGGGCAACCTGTTCGGCGCCATCGACGCCCTGCGCATCCCGGTGGAGTACCTGGCCGAACTGTTCACCGCGGGCGAGATCGGCCCGGTGCGGGCGTCGTTGCAGCGGTTGGCGGCCATGCGCTCGTTCATGCGGTCGGTGAACCTCGGGATGGAGCCGGATCCGTCGATCGCGCCGTCGGTGCGGTTGGAGCCGGAAGAGATCGAGGCGATGTACCGGCTGCTGGCCATCGCCAAATACGAGCACCGCTACGTCATCCCGCAGGGCGCGACCTCCAAGGCGCACGAACTGGATTCGCTGGCCACCGGCTGCTCGCTCGACACCGACGGCGGACCCGGCATGACGGCGTTCGACCAGATGGTGGAGAAGTTCAGCCTCACCGACACCAATGCGGCTGCGCCCGAGGAGAAGTCGGGGCGGATCAATCTGTTGAACTGGGATGGGAAGAGCACTTCGGGGCTGCTGCCCAGCGCGAACGGGAACGGGGCTGCGGGGAACGGTTCGGCCGGCGACGGCTCGGCCGGCGACGGCTCGGCCGGAAACAGCTCGACCGGAAACAGCTCGACCCGCAACGGCTCGGCCGGAAACGGGCACGCGGTGAATGGGGCGGCGGGGAACGGGGCCAACGGCAGTGGCGTCGACGGCGCCGCAGGCGATGAGCTCGCCGACACCGCGGGCAGCGCGACGGGCGGACGGCAATGA